One part of the Lycium ferocissimum isolate CSIRO_LF1 chromosome 8, AGI_CSIRO_Lferr_CH_V1, whole genome shotgun sequence genome encodes these proteins:
- the LOC132067605 gene encoding fructose-bisphosphate aldolase 3, chloroplastic — MASSSLVNLNASSSSWIGQQSFNQRSGSSCRLPSSSRRISVVRAGSYTDELLKTAKTIASPGRGILAIDESNATAGKRLASIGLDNTEANRQAYRQLLLTTPGLGDYISGSILFEETLYQSTTDGKKFVDVLHDQNIVPGIKVDKGLVPLPGSNNESWCQGLDGLASRSAEYYKQGARFAKWRTVVSIPCGPSALAVKEAAWGLARYAAISQDNGLVPIVEPEILLDGDHPIERTLEVAERVWAEVFYYLAENNVVFEGILLKPSMVTPGAEHKEKASPDTIAKYTLTMLKRRVPPAVPGIMFLSGGQSEVEATLNLHAMNQSPNPWHVSFSYARALQNSVLKTWQGRPENVDAAQRALLIRAKANSLAQLGKYSAEGENEEAKKGMFTKGYTY; from the exons atggcaagtTCAAGTTTGGTGAACCTCAAcgcctcttcttcttcatggatCGGTCAACAATCGTTTAATCAACGGTCTGGATCTTCCTGCCGATTGCCTTCTTCTAGTCGCCGTATCTCCGTCGTCCGTGCCGGATCTTACACCGATGAGCTCCTCAAAACCGCC AAAACTATTGCATCTCCTGGAAGGGGCATCCTCGCCATTGATGAATCAAATGCAACTGCCGGAAAGAGACTGGCATCAATTGGGCTGGACAATACAGAAGCTAACAGACAAGCTTACCGTCAACTCTTGTTGACCACTCCTGGCCTAGGTGATTACATCTCTGGATCCATTCTATTTGAAGAGACACTTTATCAGTCCACTACTGATGGGAAGAAGTTTGTTGATGTCTTGCACGATCAGAATATTGTACCTGGGATCAAAGTTGACAAG gGTTTGGTCCCCCTACCAGGATCCAACAATGAATCTTGGTGCCAAGGATTGGATGGATTGGCTTCTAGGTCTGCTGAATACTACAAGCAAGGGGCCCGTTTTGCTAAGTG GAGAACAGTTGTTAGCATTCCTTGCGGTCCTTCTGCTTTGGCTGTAAAAGAagcagcttggggtcttgctcgATATGCTGCTATCTCTCAG GACAATGGTCTAGTGCCAATAGTGGAGCCTGAGATTCTTCTTGATGGAGACCACCCAATAGAAAGAACACTCGAAGTCGCTGAACGTGTGTGGGCAGAAGTCTTCTACTACCTTGCAGAAAACAATGTTGTTTTCGAAGGAATTCTGCTTAAACCTAGCATGGTTACTCCTGGGGCTGAACACAAAGAGAAGGCTTCTCCAGATACTATTGCCAAGTACACACTCACAATGCTGAAAAGGAGAGTTCCTCCTGCTGTTCCAGGGATCATG TTCCTATCCGGTGGACAATCTGAAGTGGAAGCGACACTCAACCTCCACGCAATGAACCAGAGCCCCAACCCATGGCACGTGTCATTCTCGTATGCACGAGCACTCCAAAACTCTGTGCTCAAGACATGGCAAGGACGTCCAGAGAATGTGGATGCTGCACAGAGGGCACTCTTGATTCGTGCAAAAGCAAACTCCTTGGCTCAGCTCGGAAAGTACTCTGCAGAAGGTGAAAATGAGGAAGCCAAGAAAGGAATGTTTACTAAGGGCTACACCTACTAA
- the LOC132067606 gene encoding 2-oxoglutarate and iron-dependent oxygenase domain-containing protein CP2-like, with amino-acid sequence MSQTEGQSTNPNGNGNVNNRNGSSNGVVYPNFASHRLRLNPSVDHKSDNYEDLQLDFSPLLFSSLERYLPPAFLNSSRDQKVKYMREILLRYFPEGERTRVQKHREYRQKIISNYQPLHRELYTMHAANFFVPSFLKAISENTEESYRNIMSEPSPGVLTFEMLQPRFCEMLLAEVENFERWVRETKFRIMRPNTMNKFGAVLDDFGLETMLEKLMEDFIRPISRVFFTDVGGSTLDSHHGFVVEYGMDRDVDLGFHVDDSEVTLNVCLGKQFSGGELFFRGVRCEKHVNTETQPEEIFDYAHVAGRAVLHRGRHRHGARATTSGQRINLLLWCRSSVFRELRKYQKDFSSWCAECQREKKERQQQSVAATKLELLKREGETAI; translated from the exons ATGTCTCAAACAGAAGGTCAATCAACAAACCCTAATGGAAACGGAAATGTGAATAATCGAAACGGATCATCAAACGGTGTCGTTTACCCTAATTTCGCATCTCATAGATTGAGATTAAACCCTAGCGTTGATCACAAATCGGATAATTATGAAGATCTTCAATTGGATTTCAGTCCATTGTTGTTTAGTTCACTTGAACGTTATCTTCCACCTGCTTTTCTTAACTCATCACGTGACCAGAAAGTGAAGTATATGCGTGAAATTTTGCTTCGTTATTTTCCTGAAGGCGAAAGGACACGT GTCCAGAAACATAGAGAATACAGACAGaagattatatcaaactatcAG CCTCTACACAGGGAATTATATACGATGCATGCTGCAAACTTCTTTGTGCCCTCATTTCTCAAGGCAATTAGTGAGAACACAGAGGAAAGTTACAGGAACATAATGTCTGAACCCTCTCCTGGAGTTTTAACATTCGAAATGCTTCAACCACGATTTTGTGAGATGTTGTTGGCTGAG GTAGAAAACTTTGAGAGGTGGGTCCGTGAGACAAAATTCAGAATAATGCGTCCCAATACGATGAACAAATTTGGTGCCGTTCTTGATGACTTTGGCCTGGAAACCATGCTGGAGAAGTTGATGGAAGATTTCATTCGTCCCATTTCAAGAG TTTTCTTTACTGACGTTGGTGGTTCCACACTTGATTCCCATCACGGTTTTGTTGTCGAGtatgggatggatagagacgTTGACTTGG GTTTCCATGTCGATGATTCAGAAGTGACTTTAAATGTGTGCTTGGGTAAGCAATTCTCTGGTGGAGAGCTGTTCTTCCGTGGAGTGCGGTGTGAGAAGCATGTAAATACTGAAACACAACCAGAG GAGATCTTCGATTATGCCCATGTTGCGGGGCGTGCAGTGCTACATCGTGGTCGCCATCGGCATGGTGCTAGAGCAACTACATCAGGGCAGAGGATCAACTTGCTGTTGTGGTGCAGAAG TTCTGTCTTTAGAGAGCTAAGGAAGTACCAGAAAGACTTCTCCAGCTGGTGTGCAGAATGCCAGCGCGAGAAGAAGGAAAGGCAGCAGCAGTCTGTTGCTGCTACCAAATTG GAGCTGCTGAAAAGAGAAGGGGAAACTGCTATATAG